A window of Cinclus cinclus chromosome 17, bCinCin1.1, whole genome shotgun sequence genomic DNA:
TGCAGGATGTGGTGGGGTTAAAGCAGGGATTACTGGCAAAGTCTCCTCTGGGCTGTTTCATTCATGGCTCCAAACCCTGTGTAACCTCAGGGAAGtctcttctccttcctgttcCTCTGTTCCCTATTGGAGAAACAGTCCCATCCTGTGGTTGAGACAACCACACCAGAAAATGAGCCCAAGTTAATGAATTCCCAGAAACTCTGAGGCCTCATGGATGAGTCAGCTGGGGACTGACAGGTTACCCCCAGGCTTTAGGGTCAGTCAGAAGAGGGGTTTTACTTTGGGGACCCTTGGGAAAAAGACAAGAGTGGGACTGCTGGGAAGAGTGACCTCCACTCCCCTGGACTACACACAGGGAATTCCAGCCCTTATCCCAGCCCAAACTCACAGTGCCTGTGCTACAGGCACATCTCTCCAGGGCAGAGTAAAGGTGGGAAGCTCTCTGTTGGCAGGCAATGACCCATGAATTCCTGAATGTGTGTCAGTGGATCAGTGCTGATGGACTCACAGATAAATGCACCCAACTATGCAGAGctctctctttccccagaaATTTTGTCTTCTAGCTGCCACCCAGTGCTACTCTCTCCCTCCTGGTTTCAGGTTGATGATGCAGAAGCTGCACTCAAAGAGCTGGAAACCCATTTGGGATTTCCTTTGCGAGGGTTTGTTCCCTATACTCGTTCAGTGATTCCGGGCATGGAAATCCCAAAGGATCGTCTGCAAAAGTACCTTGAAGATGTTCTTGGGGCTCACTCAACAGGTATTGCAGTGGGTTTGGCCCTTCCATCAGAAAAACTGGATATTCTGGAACTATTGGCTTTTTCCATATGACACAGGGATTGAAAAGTAATATTAAGGAAAGGCTCCTAATCTCCCAGCAAACAGCACAGCCTTTCCAGTAATCCATCACTTTCCTAGAAATaagaaatgacattttaggACTTTCTCATTTTGGGAGGGGTTGAGCACAAGTTGCCAGAAATGCCAGGAATATTTCTGTCCTGTGAGGCATCTGTGAGCTACTGCCATGTTCCCCAGGGGTTTGGGACACAGAGTGAGATCTCAGCCCCAGGTACAGGAAGGGGATGGAGAACTTGGAAGTGCTGACCCTCTGCTCCCAACTCCCAGCCCCACTGGAGTTAAGGCAGTTTGACCATGGAGAGTCCACCCGGAGCTATTCGGTGAAGTTTGGAGGTCGTTTGCTGGtgctgaagaaggaggaggaggagcctcCCGCTGGCCCCTTAGGCCTTTCTGTCCCAAGGGAATACAGGTGAGAGGTCCTGCTGCAGTTTGCTGTGCCTGAGGAGCTGCCTCAGCACCAGAGGAGCAGGACACGTGGGGAGGATCATTTATGACCTCCCCTTGTTTTCCAGAGTGTGGGAAAGGTCTGAGGGCTCTGGGCCATGGGAAGATGTGGATGTGCTCCTTTCACCTCCCCCCAGCCATGGTTTTTTTAGTGCATTTAAAAATGAGCCCAGTGATATGTGTGTCTGCTTCCAATACTGCAGTTACAGGACTGATTCCCTtgctcctctctccttccctgacAGGGTCCTGAAGGCTCTGGCTGAGGCTGGTGTTCCTGTGCCCCCCGTGCTTGCTCTCTGTGAGGACAGAAGGTAATCCTGTCCCTCAGCTTTCCCTCTGTGCTTGTCAACTGCAGCCACATTCCCCCAAACATGAGGAGAGAAGGAACCAGAGCTGACAAAGTGCTCTGATCTAATGAACATTTGTTCATTAGAACAAGGAACATTATGGGGAGGAGGCCCTAGAAGTTCAAAGGACAGAATCACTTTTATTCTGCTTGGTTTAGGTGAGTCCCATTTTAGCAATTAATCCAAAAGCTCTATTTGAAAAGCAGCTATAAAGCAATATTGTAGGGCTTCCTGCTGAAGCAGAGTGCTTGGGTTTGCAATattatatctttaaaaaaagaaaggatttttccCAACTGCCAGACCTCAGAGAGTAATGACAGCAGCAAATCTGTGACAGGACACCTGTCAGGCCAGCAGCCTGCTCAGatctctgctggctgcaggaatCAGTCTCTGCACTGCAGCTCAATGTGTGTCCACTGCTCCTGGTGCTCGTGAGCAGCCCGACAGCGCAGCTCACAcccactgcagggagcagggcagcagctgctgctggaacctGGCTCCAAGCTCAgcttcctggggctggaggatCCAGGGCTGAGCTGCCACAGCCGTGTGCCACAGGCAGCCTGAGCTGGCCTCCAGTGAGCACCcaagtgctgctggggctgctcttcaCCTGCCCATGCAGGTGAGATCTGGGGGGTAGTAGCAGGATTGACCTCAGGCCCACTGGTCCCAATTTGCTTCCTCAGCATCCTTGGCACTCCTTTCTACCTTCTGGAGCACTGTGCTGGCCACATCCACCGTGCCGTGTCCCTGCCCGCGGTGCCACCGTGCCGGCGCAGGGCCTGGTACGGCGCCATGGCACAAATCCTTGCCAAGATCCACAGCCTGGAGCTCGGAGACAAGCTGCAGGACCTTGGGGAGCACGGTGAGAGAAGCTTctggatcctttcttctcccaTGTGTCAGCATTTCAAGGGATAGGCAGGATGGACCAAACAGGGGGAAGGTGGGAAAGTGAAGATGAGCAGTCCAGAGTCTGACTCCCCAGGTGTGGTGGGAGGGTGTGAAGAGCTCTTCAAATCCAGGTTTCCCATGAGTTCCCAAAGTTCTCCTACCTCCCAGAGCTTCCTGCCATATTTGCTGCCATCTCTGCCGACCGTGGGTACAGGAGTAACTTCTTTGCAGCCATCTCTGACCAAACCTTCCCAAGCATCCCCtccagtccctctgcagagaTAGCTCAGCTTCCTGGAGCTGGTGGAGAAGTTACATTTTTGTCCAGGACTGGATCATTTCCACCTAAATATTAAACCCAGTGCCCAGTTAAGAATGTATGAGACCCCTGGAAATTGCAATTAAATTCTTGGAGCTTAAATCAGGGTTCTGGACTGAGATCTGCTTGGTTGTTTGACGTTTTATGTGTCCCTTTAGAAGCTCCTTTGTGCCTTTCCCTGGAAGCCTGCATTCCTCTGTTCCAGGAAATTACATCCAGCAGCAGGTTGAGACCTGGACAGAGCAGTATCGAGCTGTGGAAACTCACGTTATGCCAGCAATGGAGAGGCTTATCCAGTGGCTGCCTCTGCATTTTCCTGAATCCCAGAAGACAACAGTGGTGCATGGTGATTTCAGGTACTGCCCTGGAGCACATCCTGGGAAGGAAACAAGGACAGAGTGTAAAATGACCCACAAACTCCAAACGGTGCTGAttgggctgtggcagcagcttcAGAGCAGCCCCAAAGCTGGGTTTTGGGTCAGGGTCAGCATCCCCAGGGAATGAGATTTAGTTTCTTCATCCAGCAGCTGCAAATGCTGCTCTAACACTGGAGGAGCATCAGCTCTTCCTGCAATACTCAGGAATCAGCCCTGATCTGAGGCTCTGACTCACTTGGCTTCATTCTCCAAAGCACAGTTTAGTTCATTATTAACAAGGTAGTTCAATATTGAGTAACCTCCATCGTCTGCTTGCAGAAATTAATCTTTCACTTTGTGCTGCCTTCCAAAGGACTCGGCAATTTTTGAAGAGAGTGAAGAGCACTGAAAGCACCAcctgctgctgagcactgggatttttccctcctctggagACTTTTCTGATCTCTTTTTCCCTCTGATACAGGATGGACCACCTGGTCTTTCATCCAGACAGGCCAGAAgtccttgctgtgctgtgctggaagTTTGCCACTCTAGGAGATCCCATGTGTGATCTGGCGAATAACTGTATgagcttcttcctgccagcccACTTTGGTGCTCGCAGAGGTACAGAGGGGGCACAGTCACCTTTGGCACACACAGAGGAACCAGAGTTCAGAACAGATCAGCTCCTGCCCAGACAGCTCAGCTGGCAGTGgggctctgtgcagctggaagaAGCTCTGGGTTTACATTATTTTCCCTCTCACTCCAGCTGGGAAGCTGGGCAACTCTTTTGGGTGGGAAAGTTATGAAGCTGATCAGGAATTGTTTGTGCCctcagttaaaaagaaaaatacaggatTAAATGGAGAGTTTCCATCATTTAGGATGGAACTCTCTCAGTCAGAGTTTCACCCTAACCAAGAGAACTGCCCCACGTGCATTTTGGGGCACGGGCTGGTGCCAAACCCCAGAGTTCCACACGAGCCAGCATGGCAGCCGTGCAGGTCCTGGAGGGTGCAGGTGTCTCCTGGAAgggcctggctgtgccacaAGGCTCACACCATCCCTTGggagctctgagctgctctgtcAGCTGACTCACTGTTACCTCTTCCCACCTTCCAGGCTTGAGGAAATGTGACTTGGGGCACCTGGGAATTCCCACGGCAGAGGAGTATTCCCAGATGTACTGTGGCCACATGGGAGTGGAGCTCCCGGAGAACTGGAATTTCTACCTGGCCTTTGCCTTTTTCCgcctggctgtgatgctgcaGGGATGTCACCGTGGCTCCCTGGCAGGTGAGAAGCCCAGCTAGTccagctgtgtgtgcacagggcacagccatgggcacagagctgcctccctgctccagcacaggctgctcctgctttcCGTTTGTGCTGTGGGGTCTCTCCTTTCCTGGGAGAACTGAGCAGGGGCCAGAGttgggagcccagagctgtgtCCTACAGATGGAGCTCTCAGAccttccagctcagcaccagcctTTGTCAAGGGACTCACAGGGAGGTGGAGAGAACTCTCCTTCTGTTTGTCTGCACACATCAGGTGTGGCCTTGGAGCCTTTATAAGAATTAAATCTGATGTTATTTTCACATCCCTTAGAGAGGAATTTCCCTGAGTCCTGCTGGACTGGCCCAGAGGAGGGCACATTATGCTGTTTGGGATGTAATTAGGTAACACAGGCTCTTCCAAACAAGTGTCCTGTTCTCTTGTCCCCAGGGAGGCTAGCTCCAGGTGACAGCAGCCCCGAGGACGCAGAGTTTGTGGCCGAGCTGGCTTGGGATTTTGCTGTTAAAGAAGGATTCCGTGTGTTTGAGAAGCTCCCCCCAACAAAGCTGCTCGCACGCCATTGCAGCACCTGAGCCGGGCGAGGCCCGTTCCTGAGCAGGAGTTACAGCACCTGGACATGGTCTGgggcagcccctgtgcccacagccCCCCCGGGCACTCCCCCCAGCAGCCTGCTGGGGATGGCCCAGGGTCACTCCTGCAAGATGGGAAATACGGGCATCCAGTGGGGCTTTCCGAGTTCCCATTCCACAGGGACTGCACGTCCTCTGCCAGAATTGCAGGTGAGACATCTGTGCTGAAGctgctttgctgcagctgccccagggtGGGGATTATGGCTTCCCAAGTGTCCTGGCTCTCCAGATCACGTCAGACATCTGGCACTCCTGGACTCCAGTGGCTTGGAGGAAAAGGGCTGGGTTCGTATGGCTGTAACAGTGTTCATATCCTGGGAAACAGGGATTTTGGAAACTGGCAGTCCCTTCCATGAGGAACACATTTAacaccagcccagctgtggTTGCTCACCCAAGGAATAAGTAGAATGGCCCAGCATGtctctcctcctccagcacatCTCTACTTCTTCAGCACAACCTCCAGCAACCTGCAGATGCTGGAAGAGTCTTTGGTGGTGGAAGGAACTGAATCCAGTCCTCAAGGTCTCTGCATTCAGGAGAGACTCCAGAACTGAGGAGTCTCAGTGCCTGCCCTGTGGAACTGGGAGAAACTGGGAAGACTCCATGGTCCCATGAGTGTGGTGGGGTCTCTTTGGGGACCATGGAGGATGCAGACTGGATTAATGGGAGTTTTCGGTGCTTTACTGGGGCCAGAGCAAGGGGAGAACTGTGGGAACAACCGTGGTAACTTTATGAGCATGAGCAATTTATATGTTGTATTAATTAAGTATTAAAGTAATGGGTACGGTTCTTTGTattctcctgctcctccagcgTGAATGCAGGCTCACAGCCCCCCTACCCGGGGTGGCCAccacctcccagccctgcaaagaGCCCTGGGGGGCCGCGCTGGCTCTCGGCACAAGGAGCATGAGGCTGTAGGGAAGCCGGTAACCTGAGCCTTGGATTCTCCCAAGCTCCAGGGTGAAATTCCACCTCAACCTCAGGCATTTGGCTCTGCTGTAGAAGGGGGAGCAAGCTGAGCCTGTATCTGCTCAGCCCAGATATTTGGGATGGCTTCCCAGCAGGCGCCTGACTTCTGCACTTCCCACCTCCTTCAGGCAGGCTCAGGGGGCTGAGAGCCGCGTCTGCCCTGAAGGATTTTAGTGCTGCTAAATCTGCCTCCAAgccccaggggagggaagggctgcTCGAGAGAACCAAAAGCTTTATTTAACACAGGACTGGTGCTCAATGTCATGCGTTGTCCATACCGGGATCAGCAGAAGACACAAACGGGACAATCATCAGGGCTTAGCCCCGAGCTGGAGCTCAGCTCTGTGACGTGCCCTGGGGATACCTTGAGCCGCTCCCTCTGGGAGCCACGGGCACATCTCTACAGGCAGAACAGGTCTGGCATCTCCCACGGGTGGTTTAACACGAGCAGGGCTGTTACAGGAGGGAGAACACGTCGGAACAAGAGGTCTTTGAGAGTGGGCTTTTCtaaagggctgcccgggagcCACTGTGCGGGAATCCATCCCCTTCAAGGGATACGGGGGACAAGGATGAGGGGGGCTGAGATCAGGCACAAGAGGATTTCTTTTCAGCTGATCCGAGAAACACACGGCCTAATCCGTGTCCTGCTGGATAACCTCGGGCGGGCGTTTTGCCTTCTTTGGGCTGTGCTGTTCCTCCCTGCACAACCGGGCTGATACTCCCCTCTGCTGAGAGAAATGCCTGGAAAGTGCAAATGCAGGGATCTCCAGCAAGACTTTCAGCGATCTGGCTCGTCCAGGACAGCGGGTGAAACTATTCCTGAACTCACGTGTTCTACAATTTTTCTGTCCCCTTTAATAAACTCTGTCACCCTTCACAGACTCCCCACTGAATCTCTTACATGGGGTAACAccacaggtattttttttttccagagttaaaaatatctttgtattttttgtcTGTGGCTTCCTTAGCGATGGTGGTGATAACCTGAGCacacctctgttccctgcatgTGAATCTGCACTTGGATATGCTAAAGTTGCACAAGGCATctaaaacaaaccagaaaaaaagccctttagCCATTGTTGGGAGCGATTTCTCAAAGCCTCTCATTTGTATTCTCCAAGAAACTCCCCGTTGTGAAAGTACTTCCCTGCCTTTGTTCCACTGCCCCTACACACCGGAGGGTTTTTCTGAGTGCCTGGGTGGACGGTAATGGTGGCACTTCCGTGGAACCAGGAGTCCAGGTCCCCAGATTCTCCCTCATCACCTTCCCGCAAAAGTAACCAGCTCAGAGGAGatgtttctgggttttttttccccctcttttttttcctagctgttGCCTGCAATGAGGGACAAAATTCCCTGAGCATGGACCAGGAGACGGAAGAGATGGGACAGAGACTAGGACAGGGACAGTCAGCGCCCGTGCTGGACACGGATGTGACTGACATCCCTGGTGCACCAAACCAAGCCTGATTTGAACTGAACTGAGCTGTGCCGAGCCCAAGCTGATCCCAACGGGCCCATGCTGAGCCGAGCTGCTCGAACCGAGCTGGATCCAGTCTATTCCATACGAACCAAGGACGCCGAGCTGGCTCTACTCGCGCCGTGCGGCTGAGCGCAGCACCGAGCCGAGCCAAAGCGAGCCGAGGTGGGCGGTgccgagcggggccgggccgggccgggccgggccggggaggCGGAGCGGGGCTGTCCCGAGCTgcgagcccggcccggcccagctgagctcagcaTGTTGCGGGCGGCGGTGCGCGGCTCCCGGCTCTGCCCGGCCCTGCTCCGGGCTCCCTtctcggccgccgccgcctcccccaTCCCGGCGCCCAACCCTCGCCCCGACATCGCCTACAACAAGGTAGAGTCGCGCTGGGAGCCCGGGGCAGCGGGGCTGGGCCGGGGGGTTCGGGGCTCCCGTGTCCGCCGATCGAGCCCGGTGAGCGGCTGGGCCAGCCCGGGGTGACGCCGAGTCCGGAGCAGCCGGGGATTCGGGCCCAAAGCCTTGgaaaagagcagctctgggtgcagcCGCAGGTGCGGGGAACAGGGCGTGTGTCCCATGGCCACCGGGCTCTGTCCCCTTCCCCTCGGGGGGCTCAGCAACCCCGCATGGGTGCGAACaacctaaggaaaaaaattctgggaaagggcacgggaagggagggaaaggtGCTTGGCTGGTTATCTGCAGAGACCGGACCCTTGTTCCAGGAAAACCCA
This region includes:
- the ACAD10 gene encoding LOW QUALITY PROTEIN: acyl-CoA dehydrogenase family member 10 (The sequence of the model RefSeq protein was modified relative to this genomic sequence to represent the inferred CDS: substituted 1 base at 1 genomic stop codon); the encoded protein is MYLRSAARAQNLLCARIQRLLLSQQQSRGFSYKAVIFEESGVLLPAPHRTATDWEARSCIPASTIQQAALSGGENSLSLQYSRGELTAVEFLQELGQQCFEIANARVPVHSFLWDLIRNEMIKQLPIMAEAAQCIRAEGLKTALLSHSLCLRDAERSLPLDQQHFDVMVESHQEGMPRPSPGIYKLCLEHLGVQPQESILLDSSSQNLKAAALLGMKTVKVDDAEAALKELETHLGFPLRGFVPYTRSVIPGMEIPKDRLQKYLEDVLGAHSTAPLELRQFDHGESTRSYSVKFGGRLLVLKKEEEEPPAGPLGLSVPREYRVLKALAEAGVPVPPVLALCEDRSILGTPFYLLEHCAGHIHRAVSLPAVPPCRRRAWYGAMAQILAKIHSLELGDKLQDLGEHGNYIQQQVETWTEQYRAVETHVMPAMERLIQWLPLHFPESQKTTVVHGDFRMDHLVFHPDRPEVLAVLCWKFATLGDPMCDLANNCMSFFLPAHFGARRGLRKCDLGHLGIPTAEEYSQMYCGHMGVELPENWNFYLAFAFFRLAVMLQGCHRGSLAGRLAPGDSSPEDAEFVAELAWDFAVKEGFRVFEKLPPTKLLARHCSTXAGRGPFLSRSYSTWTWSGAAPVPTAPPGTPPSSLLGMAQGHSCKMGNTGIQWGFPSSHSTGTARPLPELQGFWKLAVPSMRNTFNTSPAVVAHPRNK